From the Daucus carota subsp. sativus chromosome 8, DH1 v3.0, whole genome shotgun sequence genome, one window contains:
- the LOC108200108 gene encoding uncharacterized protein LOC108200108 — translation MTSANIRDVLTSFSPALDFFAICSGDGRIKIWDTVKSQVQTEFADIGTAGSDDLIGGTKGGHRSVDYTCMKWLSLGKKKKRKLGSSLLILGTGSGDVLALDVSAGQLKWRVSDCHPGGVTSVSFPAHGSCIYTAGADGMICELDSLTGNLLRKFKASSKAISSMSVSSDGKTLATAAAQLKVFDCSDHRKIQKFSGHPAAVRCMIFSEDGKYILSSAVAERYVAAWRIDGSKKKLASFVLAMDHPAVFLDSRCIATGDNDDEGLCVLAISEIGVCYFWSGQNIDELRDCKPTKVSISTSDQHSKNNGVVPTVFAAKLQAAAKSSSGHLFAAYGSLIKPSFEKILVQPGEDIKLNSSADGILLPHGQIKKGKKGSTALTQITALDRANAEDASLPISKILDGVNGQIVAKSGKSNELVEFDDVTHCMEERLISLGILSSDSDLSSNSQFDNTLLNGINLEANMPQKKMRATISSMVPGDAYNLLKDLLAMWKTRSSTGKLVLPWIRCLLIIHSHYIVSEEPNTRLLDSLYKLTKSKGEAINSLVQLAGRLQLVTAQIDKAANNKSQSFQPLPQTDESEDEEVEEFLYGEEDEESQSSSDNED, via the exons ATGACCAGTGCCAATATAAGAGATGTGTTGACTTCATTTAGCCCGGCTCTCGATTTTTTCGCCATCTGTTCCGGTGATGGTCGAATTAAG ATTTGGGACACTGTGAAGAGCCAAGTGCAAACTGAGTTTGCGGATATCGGTACAGCTGGTTCTGATGATTTAATTGGGGGTACGAAAGGCGGGCATCGTTCGGTTGATTATACGTGTATGAAGTGGCTCTCGTTGGGTAAAAAG AAGAAAAGAAAGCTAGGGAGTTCGTTATTGATATTAGGAACGGGTAGTGGTGATGTATTGGCGTTGGATGTATCAGCTGGTCAATTGAAGTGGAGAGTTAGTGATTGTCATCCCGG GGGTGTCACCTCCGTATCATTCCCCGCACACGGTTCTTGCATATACACGGCAGGGGCAGATGGGATGATCTGTGAACTTGACTCATTGACTGGAAATTTATTGCGCAAGTTCAAAGCTTCTTCGaaagcaatatcttctatgtcTGTTTCATCAg ATGGAAAAACATTAGCTACTGCAGCAGCTCAGCTAAAAGTTTTTGATTGTTCAGACCACCGAAAGATACAGAAGTTTTCAGGCCATCCT GCTGCTGTTCGCTGTATGATCTTTTCTGAAGATGGAAAATACATTCTCTCCTCTGCAGTTGCTGAAAGATATGTTGCAGCATGGAGAATAGATGGCAGCAAGAAGAAATTAGCAAGCTTTGTTCTTGCAATGGACCATCCTGCTGTGTTTTTAGATAGCAGGTGCATTGCTACTGGTGATAATGACGATGAAGGTCTATGTGTATTGGCAATTTCAGAAATTGGAGTTTGTTATTTTTGGTCCGGACAGAACATTGATGAATTGCGAGATTGCAAGCCCACAAAGGTCTCTATATCCACGTCAGATCAACATTCTAAGAACAATGGTGTTGTGCCTACTGTATTTGCTGCGAAATTACAAGCAGCTGCAAAGTCTTCCTCTGGACATTTGTTTGCTGCGTATGGTTCCCTAATAAAGCCATCATTTGAAAAGATCCTAGTGCAGCCTGGTGAGGACATTAAGTTGAATAGTTCCGCAGATGGAATTCTCTTACCACATGGTCAGATCAAGAAAGGCAAGAAAGGGTCGACTGCGCTTACCCAAA TTACTGCGCTAGACCGTGCAAATGCAGAGGATGCTTCACTTCCAATTTCCAAGATTCTTGATGGGGTAAATGGTCAAATTGTAGCGAAGTCTGGAAAGAGCAATG AGCTTGTGGAATTTGATGATGTTACACATTGCATGGAAGAGCGACTGATATCCCTAGGAATACTAAGCAGTGATTCTGATCTTTCATCGAACTCGCAGTTTGATAATACACTACTAAATGGTATCAATCTTGAAGCCAACATGCCACAGAAAAAG ATGAGAGCAACTATATCATCCATGGTGCCCGGAGATGCATACAATTTGTTGAAAGATTTGTTAGCTATGTGGAAGACGAG ATCTAGCACAGGAAAGCTTGTACTTCCATGGATACGTTGTCTATTAATAATTCACAGCCACTACATTGTATCTGAGGAACCAAATACCAGATTGCTTGATTCTCTGTACAAG CTTACAAAATCGAAAGGAGAAGCAATTAACTCCTTGGTACAGCTGGCTGGTCGCTTGCAACTTGTAACAGCCCAG ATTGACAAGGCCGCAAACAATAAAAGTCAATCCTTTCAACCTCTTCCCCAAACTGATGAAAGTGAAGATGAGGAAGTTGAAGAATTCCTCTacggtgaagaagatgaagaatctCAGAGTAGTAGTGATAATGAGGATTAG
- the LOC108198795 gene encoding dau c 1 isoallergen Dau c 1.0301 codes for MGVQTTQLELRSPVPPEKMFRGLVLEIDNIVHKAAPGAYKNVDVKGDGGPGTIKHITLGDDSPYKTMTLRTEAIDKQAMTVDVSVIEGDLLLGIIEKVENHLKVAPAPGGGSICTTTSKYHTKGDAVVPQENLKFADEQNTKLFRAIEAYLLAN; via the exons ATGGGAGTCCAAACAACCCAACTCGAGCTCCGTTCTCCAGTCCCGCCAGAGAAGATGTTCAGGGGCTTAGTCCTCGAGATCGATAACATCGTCCACAAGGCTGCGCCTGGAGCTTACAAGAATGTTGATGTCAAGGGTGATGGTGGACCTGGAACCATCAAACACATTACTCTCGGCGATG ATAGCCCCTACAAGACGATGACGCTCAGAACCGAGGCAATTGACAAGCAGGCTATGACTGTTGATGTCAGTGTCATCGAGGGAGACCTCCTCTTGGGGATCATTGAAAAGGTCGAAAATCATCTCAAAGTTGCGCCAGCTCCTGGTGGAGgctccatctgcaccaccacaTCGAAGTACCACACCAAAGGCGACGCCGTCGTGCCTCAGGAGAATCTGAAGTTTGCTGATGAGCAGAACACCAAGCTTTTCAGGGCCATTGAGGCCTACCTCTTGGCCAATTAA
- the LOC108198830 gene encoding major allergen Dau c 1 gives MGAQSHVLEITSSVSAEKIFKGIVLEVDTVLPKAAPGAYKNVEIVGDGGAGTIRNITLADGSPVTTMSIRTDGVNKEAFTYDSTIVGGDILLEFVESIETHLVVVPTADGGSITKTTAIFHTKGDAVVPEENIKFADAQNTALFKAIEAYLIAN, from the exons ATGGGTGCCCAGAGCCATGTACTCGAGATCACTTCCTCAGTCTCCGCAGAGAAAATATTCAAGGGCATAGTCCTTGAGGTTGATACAGTTCTCCCCAAGGCTGCCCCCGGAGCTTACAAAAATGTCGAAATCGTTGGAGATGGCGGCGCTGGAACCATCAGAAATATTACCCTTGCCGATG GTAGCCCAGTGACCACAATGTCGATCAGGACTGATGGAGTTAACAAGGAGGCCTTCACGTATGATTCTACCATCGTTGGTGGAGACATCCTTTTGGAATTCGTCGAATCCATTGAAACTCATCTCGTCGTTGTGCCAACTGCTGACGGAGGTAGCATTACCAAGACCACTGCCATATTCCACACCAAAGGCGATGCCGTGGTTCCTGAAGAGAACATCAAGTTTGCAGATGCGCAGAACACTGCTCTCTTCAAGGCTATCGAGGCTTACCTCATTGCTAACTAA
- the LOC108198479 gene encoding uncharacterized protein LOC108198479 → MAQSSWQERRSNNVPPLLLGTENYSDWKFMMKIFLQKDTYEWDAVENGITIPMRDGKPKPVKELTTDEVNSLNYNARAMNSLLNGLCATELRKVSACTSAKQVWDTIVVSHEGTSKVREVKLDLLLSDYESFRLEKDESIKEAQGRFLTLMNSIALLERHIPQAESNRKILRSLPKKFAPKVTTLQDSALISQMETLTLFSELEEFENQLRRYDEEEEAPRKKTLALNADIDSTDDSDEEIALLTKRFQKFLAKKKAAARPQKQFNSSKFNSPKKETKNTSTDDACFECGKKGHFKKDCFKWKAKKASGSKEKKKSKALLTWSDDESDVEVDTDDELAQLCLAGIEEVSSDDEEVHSVTISFNSEIPKDLLALQVQNRKLRDKNAYLKKALNEVLSELDDSLKEESYAVENKLLSEKLAALVEENDSLKGEINKRDSDLAALREEANIVRESEKMKGITQQRFDELQKKIELLKKDLAKFVHGEGTLDALLASQKSSLVKEGLGFNSGFNSIKKKAFGKGNKRSKMKYNMPYEKCTDCNRKGHPTSKSILCDLKNHFANHFVRASPNIVEMWIKKSERHLYKIVDTNTAGPKMKWVPKI, encoded by the coding sequence ATGGCACAATCAAGTTGGCAAGAACGTCGTTCAAACAATGTTCCACCTCTTCTTCTCGGCACTGAAAACTATAGCGATTGGAAATTCATGATGAAGATTTTTCTCCAGAAGGACACCTACGAGTGGGATGCTGTTGAGAATGGTATCACTATTCCTATGAGGGATGGCAAGCCAAAACCAGTCAAGGAACTCACCACTGATGAAGTCAATTCTCTGAACTATAATGCTCGAGCTATGAATTCACTTCTAAATGGCTTATGCGCTACTGAATTGCGTAAGGTCTCAGCATGCACGTCTGCAAAGCAAGTCTGGGATACTATTGTCGTCAGTCATGAAGGAACTTCTAAGGTTCGAGAAGTCAAGCTGGATCTGTTGCTCAGTGACTACGAAAGTTTTAGACTTGAAAAAGATGAGTCCATCAAGGAAGCTCAAGGACGTTTCCTCACTCTCATGAATTCTATTGCTCTACTGGAAAGGCATATTCCTCAGGCAGAAAGCAATCGCAAAATTCTCAGATCATTGCCCAAGAAATTTGCTCCAAAAGTAACTACTCTTCAGGATTCGGCATTGATTTCTCAGATGGAAACTCTCACTCTCTTCAGCGAATTGGAAGAATTTGAAAACCAATTGCGTAGGTATGATGAGGAAGAAGAAGCCCCCAGAAAGAAAACTCTTGCTCTCAATGCTGACATTGACTCCACTGATGACTCAGATGAAGAAATTGCTCTTTTGACAAAGAGATTTCAGAAATTTTTGGCCAAAAAGAAAGCTGCTGCTCGACCCCAGAAACAATTCAATTCATCAAAATTCAATTCACCAAAGAAGGAAACCAAGAACACTTCTACTGATGATGCGTGTTTTGAATGCGGCAAAAAGGGTCATTTTAAAAAGGATTGCTTCAAATGGAAGGCTAAGAAAGCTTCTGGctcaaaggaaaagaaaaagagcAAGGCCTTACTGACTTGGAGCGATGATGAATCTGACGTCGAAGTGGACACTGATGATGAGCTAGCACAACTTTGCTTGGCAGGCATTGAGGAAGTCTCCAGCGATGATGAAGAGGTACATTCCGTTACTATTTCTTTTAATTCTGAAATTCCGAAAGATCTATTAGCTCTTCAGGTACAGAACAGGAAGCTCCGTGATAAAAATGCATATCTTAAGAAGGCTCTAAATGAAGTGCTAAGTGAGTTGGATGATTCGCTCAAAGAAGAATCTTATGCCGTGGAGAACAAACTTCTCTCGGAGAAATTGGCTGCACTGGTTGAAGAGAATGATTCTCTGAAAGGTGAAATTAACAAAAGGGATTCTGATCTAGCGGCTCTACGGGAGGAAGCCAACATTGTTCGTGAATCAGAAAAGATGAAGGGCATCACTCAACAAAGATTCGATGAACTCCAGAAAAAGATTGAATTGTTAAAGAAAGATTTGGCGAAATTTGTTCACGGTGAAGGAACCTTGGATGCTCTATTAGCTAGTCAGAAATCTTCACTTGTAAAGGAAGGATTGGGTTTTAATTCTGGCTTCAATTCGATCAAAAAGAAAGCATTTGGAAAAGGGAACAAAAGATCAAAAATGAAGTACAATATGCCATATGAAAAATGCACAGATTGCAACAGAAAGGGCCATCCAACATCAAAGTCGATTCTTTGTGACCTTAAGAATCATTTTGCTAACCATTTTGTTCGTGCTTCTCCTAATATTGTGGAAATGTGGATTAAGAAATCCGAAAggcatttatataaaattgttgACACTAACACTGCAGGACCCAAGATGAAATGGGtacctaaaatataa
- the LOC108198849 gene encoding major allergen Dau c 1, whose protein sequence is MGAQSHVLEITSSVSAEKIFKGVVLEVDTILPKAAPGAYKNVEIIGDGGAGTTRNITLPDGGPVTTMSIRTDAVNKEAFTLDSTIIGGDVLLEFVESIETHLVVVPTADGGSITKTTAIFHTKGDAVVPEENIKFADAQNTALFKAIEAYLIAN, encoded by the exons ATGGGTGCCCAGAGCCATGTACTCGAGATCACTTCCTCAGTCTCCGCAGAGAAAATATTCAAGGGCGTAGTCCTTGAGGTTGATACAATTCTCCCCAAGGCCGCCCCTGGAGCTTACAAGAATGTCGAAATTATTGGAGATGGCGGTGCTGGAACCACTAGAAATATCACCCTTCCCGATg GTGGCCCGGTGACTACAATGTCCATCAGAACTGATGCAGTGAACAAGGAGGCCTTCACACTTGATTCTACCATCATTGGTGGAGACGTCCTTTTGGAATTCGTAGAATCCATTGAAACTCATCTCGTCGTTGTGCCAACTGCTGACGGAGGTAGCATTACCAAGACCACTGCCATTTTCCACACCAAAGGTGATGCCGTCGTTCCTGAAGAGAACATCAAGTTTGCAGATGCTCAAAACACTGCTCTCTTCAAAGCTATTGAGGCCTACCTTATTGCTAACTAA